In Camelina sativa cultivar DH55 chromosome 16, Cs, whole genome shotgun sequence, a single window of DNA contains:
- the LOC104750005 gene encoding defensin-like protein 2: MATKLVSTFAIFFILVLVISETRGTEAHDDECLKEYDGEDGFALCRPFLYTPPCYTRCKMDNGAKSGRCILGAGELIPLCFCDFCGEELTEQFIRQV, encoded by the exons ATGGCTACGAAGTTAGTTTCTACTTTCGCCATCTTTTTCATCCTCGTTCTTGTCATCTCTG AAACACGTGGGACAGAAGCCCATGATGACGAGTGCCTAAAAGAATACGATGGCGAAGATGGTTTCGCCTTGTGCAGGCCTTTCCTATATACGCCGCCTTGTTATACAAGGTGCAAAATGGACAACGGTGCTAAAAGTGGTAGATGCATCCTGGGAGCTGGAGAGCTCATACCTTTATGCTTCTGCGACTTCTGCGGCGAAGAACTTACCGAACAGTTTATAAGACAAGTTTGA